A DNA window from Limnochordia bacterium contains the following coding sequences:
- a CDS encoding DEAD/DEAH box helicase produces the protein MEFVDKVYRGLVLDPFQREAISMILQGHSLLVSAPTGVGKTLVADYLIETMYQEHRRVIYTAPIKALSNQKYKQFKELMGEEAVGILTGDVVINPDAPVLVMTTEIFRNLLHLSPARVADVAYVIFDEIHYIDDPERGSVWEESLIFMPKDMRFLGLSATIPNVDELAAWIEGVQQQKVAVIKHFERTVPLEHYLFEPEQGITTEKRLANQVKRTKNRGKGFFPRPDRFGHLKLLDVVDQEYLPCLFFTFSRKQCQDNARALFRVKDYLSKAEKSQVGEFIQKHQEKYGKTESSRLPELQEFLLAGIAYHHAGMLPMMKELVEDLFEQRLIKVLYCTETFAVGLNFPCKTVCFSSLSKWDGIEFRALKNREYFQMAGRAGRRGIDTHGYVFAIVELMDFAEKRIPTRKEDQIEPLVSQFSLSYNTVLNLVRNYDSPEIKSILDKNFASWQRHKQYLDLTATKQQLRDELSSIEENCTQWSKGSCPLRREAQEKQLAKLRRRVDEAVKAVNYRSQRKKLLPQLRALEKQLASDVEGCSKEQIRRCRKMQRRHKQVQNELRRTSRLLSQLAPKNAYIAEFESKRDLLSALDFIRDDALTARGEFAAQIHGQEILVTEVYFDGFLHQLDVHQLNGLAVAIGYEPRKGEISTRQNVVNLRPVFKAYKKLERMEQYLVGTSSVRFHENMVHLAYQWSKGADFSQITSHSDLDEGDIVYNLRRAIDLLRQIRGAIGDDDPILAGKIRDAIERMDRDEVSIVL, from the coding sequence TTGGAATTTGTAGATAAGGTATATCGCGGGCTAGTCCTTGATCCCTTTCAGCGGGAAGCTATTTCCATGATCCTGCAAGGCCATTCGTTATTGGTATCAGCCCCTACGGGGGTGGGCAAGACCTTGGTGGCCGATTATCTAATTGAAACGATGTATCAAGAGCATCGACGGGTAATCTATACGGCGCCGATTAAGGCTTTAAGTAATCAGAAATACAAGCAGTTTAAGGAACTGATGGGGGAGGAAGCCGTTGGTATTCTCACTGGTGATGTGGTGATCAATCCCGATGCCCCCGTGCTGGTAATGACTACTGAGATTTTCCGAAATCTGTTGCATCTATCCCCTGCACGCGTAGCCGATGTGGCTTACGTTATCTTCGATGAGATCCACTATATTGACGATCCTGAACGGGGCTCGGTCTGGGAGGAAAGCCTCATTTTCATGCCAAAGGATATGCGGTTCCTGGGCCTTTCGGCGACCATTCCCAATGTGGACGAATTGGCCGCTTGGATCGAAGGGGTACAGCAGCAGAAGGTAGCGGTAATCAAGCATTTTGAGCGAACTGTTCCCTTGGAGCATTACCTATTCGAACCTGAACAGGGCATTACAACGGAGAAACGACTGGCCAATCAGGTAAAACGGACCAAGAATCGGGGTAAAGGTTTCTTTCCCAGACCGGACCGATTCGGTCACCTGAAGCTATTGGATGTGGTGGATCAAGAGTACCTGCCATGCCTCTTTTTTACGTTTAGTCGTAAGCAATGTCAAGACAATGCCCGGGCCCTTTTTCGGGTTAAAGACTACCTGAGTAAGGCAGAGAAAAGCCAGGTAGGTGAGTTTATCCAGAAACATCAGGAAAAATACGGGAAGACAGAATCAAGCAGGTTGCCGGAACTTCAGGAGTTTCTACTTGCGGGTATTGCATACCATCATGCCGGAATGTTGCCGATGATGAAGGAACTGGTAGAGGACTTGTTCGAACAACGATTAATTAAGGTATTGTATTGTACGGAGACCTTTGCTGTTGGTTTGAACTTTCCCTGTAAAACGGTCTGCTTCAGCTCCCTCAGTAAGTGGGATGGCATTGAATTTCGTGCGCTAAAGAACAGAGAGTATTTCCAAATGGCCGGGAGAGCCGGAAGACGGGGTATTGACACCCACGGCTACGTTTTTGCTATCGTGGAGCTGATGGACTTTGCCGAAAAGAGGATTCCCACTCGTAAAGAGGATCAAATTGAGCCATTGGTTAGTCAGTTTAGCCTGTCATACAATACAGTGCTAAATCTTGTGCGTAACTATGATTCGCCCGAGATCAAAAGTATCCTTGATAAGAACTTTGCCAGTTGGCAAAGACACAAACAATATCTGGACCTTACTGCGACCAAGCAGCAACTACGAGATGAGTTGAGCTCCATTGAGGAGAACTGTACACAGTGGTCAAAGGGCAGCTGCCCCCTCCGACGGGAAGCCCAGGAGAAACAGCTTGCTAAACTACGGCGGCGGGTAGATGAAGCGGTCAAAGCAGTGAATTACCGCAGTCAGAGGAAGAAACTGCTGCCCCAGCTTAGGGCTTTGGAAAAACAGTTAGCTTCCGATGTTGAAGGATGCAGTAAGGAACAGATTAGGCGATGTCGCAAGATGCAAAGAAGACACAAGCAGGTGCAAAACGAACTGCGGAGGACCAGTCGGCTACTGTCTCAACTAGCACCGAAAAACGCGTACATAGCCGAATTTGAGTCTAAAAGGGATTTGCTGTCCGCCTTGGATTTCATTCGTGATGATGCCCTCACAGCTCGGGGTGAGTTTGCGGCGCAAATCCATGGTCAAGAGATTCTAGTTACAGAAGTATACTTTGACGGTTTCCTACATCAACTGGATGTGCATCAACTAAATGGACTGGCGGTGGCCATTGGCTACGAGCCTAGAAAAGGTGAAATTAGCACTAGACAGAACGTAGTGAACCTGCGCCCAGTATTCAAGGCTTATAAGAAACTGGAGCGGATGGAGCAATATCTGGTTGGGACCTCCAGTGTTCGGTTCCATGAAAACATGGTACATTTGGCCTATCAGTGGAGCAAGGGGGCGGATTTCTCTCAAATAACTAGTCACTCGGACCTTGATGAGGGGGATATTGTGTACAACCTGCGCCGAGCTATTGATTTGCTGCGTCAGATTCGCGGTGCTATTGGGGATGATGATCCCATATTGGCTGGGAAGATTCGCGATGCCATTGAACGCATGGATCGGGATGAAGTGTCTATCGTGCTATGA
- a CDS encoding YigZ family protein: MAQRTVKDAGQVEIVVKKSRFIAQVLPACTEEEALAFIEEIRRQHPTATHHVYAYLVSSPQQIQRFSDDGEPSGTAGRPIMELITEWDLTDLVVVVTRYFGGTLLGAGGLVRAYRQAAYEGIKQAGMDWKIPCQVYSGVIDYSYWGKIQNVLTEYPVKIIDVDYAAQVRVQLAVSKDYWSQVHQKLMDITNGEIQLTLDGETYVFSDELKPRE, from the coding sequence GTGGCACAACGCACTGTAAAAGACGCTGGCCAAGTTGAGATCGTTGTAAAAAAATCTCGGTTCATCGCGCAAGTACTGCCCGCATGTACCGAAGAAGAAGCCCTTGCTTTCATTGAGGAAATCCGGAGACAGCATCCAACTGCTACCCATCATGTCTATGCTTATCTGGTTTCATCACCGCAGCAAATCCAGCGATTCAGTGACGATGGAGAGCCATCGGGTACTGCTGGCCGTCCCATCATGGAGCTGATTACCGAATGGGACCTTACTGACCTTGTAGTGGTGGTAACCCGTTACTTTGGCGGGACGCTGCTTGGAGCCGGCGGGTTAGTGAGAGCTTACCGACAGGCTGCCTATGAAGGAATAAAACAAGCGGGGATGGATTGGAAGATTCCCTGCCAAGTATATTCAGGAGTTATAGACTATTCCTATTGGGGCAAGATCCAGAATGTACTTACAGAGTATCCGGTTAAGATAATTGATGTCGACTATGCTGCACAGGTTCGGGTGCAGCTTGCCGTGTCAAAGGACTACTGGTCCCAGGTGCATCAAAAGCTCATGGATATCACCAACGGTGAGATTCAATTGACCTTAGATGGTGAGACCTATGTCTTCAGTGATGAGCTAAAACCTCGGGAATAA
- a CDS encoding Ger(x)C family spore germination protein: MSIRTRRLVLVVLILMMFLTSCWNRREIETLGFVLAVGVDKAAEEGKIMLSVQIAKPFALAGPSVVAERPFWLVSSTGYTVFEAIRNFLSQSPRRPFWAHNRFILIGEELAREGIMEIIDLFARDGESRRTVQVVIVKGAKAVDLLQAEFELERLPSEGAQGILLGSLAGLGTTVGTELNDLLQMLELPGMEPVALRAEIVDRPPDVDLRGQSKRDVISTSARLSGAAVFKKDKLVGWLGPKQTRGLLWIKGEIKGTVLVVEYPNEQDRLITVEVIRASSKVTPKIIDGKPQIKIEINVEGNLGETQVFFDPITQLEKWASIERRVAEAIRGEVQSVLDAAQKEYKSDIFGFGTSFYRNYYKEWERMQADWDRLFQELAVEIDIRTGLRRSGLAVRGFLDI, translated from the coding sequence ATGAGTATAAGGACGCGAAGACTTGTACTGGTTGTCTTGATTCTAATGATGTTTCTAACTAGCTGCTGGAACCGACGGGAGATCGAAACCTTAGGGTTCGTGTTAGCTGTTGGGGTGGATAAGGCAGCCGAAGAAGGCAAGATCATGCTCAGTGTCCAAATTGCCAAACCCTTTGCTCTAGCGGGCCCTTCCGTTGTAGCGGAGCGACCTTTCTGGTTGGTGTCCAGTACCGGATATACTGTATTCGAAGCGATCCGGAATTTTCTTTCCCAAAGTCCTAGACGACCCTTCTGGGCCCACAACAGGTTTATTCTCATCGGAGAGGAACTAGCCCGGGAGGGCATTATGGAAATCATCGACCTTTTCGCCCGGGATGGGGAAAGCCGCAGGACTGTTCAAGTGGTGATTGTCAAAGGAGCAAAGGCTGTGGATTTACTACAGGCTGAGTTTGAACTAGAAAGGCTTCCCTCAGAAGGTGCTCAGGGTATCCTGCTTGGATCGCTTGCTGGCCTGGGGACAACGGTAGGAACTGAGCTAAACGATTTATTGCAAATGCTAGAACTCCCTGGAATGGAGCCAGTGGCATTGCGGGCCGAAATTGTAGATCGACCACCGGATGTTGATCTACGGGGACAGTCAAAACGGGATGTAATCTCAACAAGCGCACGCTTATCCGGTGCTGCTGTTTTCAAGAAGGATAAGTTAGTCGGTTGGCTTGGTCCGAAGCAAACAAGAGGGCTTCTTTGGATCAAAGGAGAGATTAAGGGGACTGTCCTAGTAGTTGAGTACCCCAACGAACAAGATCGGTTGATTACGGTTGAAGTGATTCGGGCCTCAAGCAAAGTGACTCCCAAGATAATCGATGGGAAACCCCAGATCAAGATCGAGATTAATGTCGAAGGGAATCTTGGGGAGACCCAAGTTTTTTTCGATCCCATTACCCAGCTTGAGAAATGGGCCAGTATCGAACGACGGGTGGCAGAGGCGATAAGAGGGGAAGTCCAATCGGTACTGGATGCTGCCCAAAAGGAGTATAAATCTGACATCTTCGGGTTTGGTACCTCCTTCTACCGCAATTATTACAAGGAGTGGGAGAGGATGCAGGCAGATTGGGATCGACTTTTTCAAGAACTTGCTGTAGAAATCGATATCCGCACCGGGCTACGACGGTCGGGTTTGGCTGTGCGAGGCTTTTTGGATATCTAG
- a CDS encoding endospore germination permease yields MQLEKGRISGRQMMALIILGRIVSIMITFPLITGLSPVQDAWLAGLVSLAVAIPFLLWIIKLAEWFPDKTIIEYAIEALGPFFGRIIGAAVLSYLIWDIVVATRSIGDSLTVAIMPDTPILVFIIVLLAIAANAARCGLEVFSRMGENSLFVVLAFVLLIWVLPYEKTDFLRLKPVLSQGPLWLIRPSISSFSFYTELIVLGLIVPYLNKRDEALKYSLLGLLISGVILVVFAILVVAVFGPTANGLTMPPYSLTRMITIARFFERVEAISMGVWLLSSGINLATLLWATAIGLAQIFNLKGYRFLVYPIAALAVPLSVVAFESIVELERFLEYDMWGYLSIIMVLVILLPLTAAWLFRRLRSDA; encoded by the coding sequence ATGCAGCTGGAGAAAGGAAGGATCTCAGGGCGTCAAATGATGGCGCTGATTATCCTTGGTCGGATTGTATCCATCATGATTACCTTTCCGTTAATCACAGGTCTTTCCCCGGTACAGGATGCATGGCTTGCGGGATTGGTCAGTTTAGCTGTGGCGATTCCTTTTTTATTATGGATCATCAAGTTGGCTGAATGGTTCCCTGACAAGACCATTATTGAGTACGCCATCGAAGCACTTGGACCTTTCTTTGGCAGAATTATTGGAGCGGCAGTCTTGAGCTATCTGATCTGGGATATCGTTGTTGCCACCCGGAGTATTGGGGATTCCTTAACGGTTGCCATTATGCCTGACACCCCGATTCTAGTATTTATCATCGTTCTGTTGGCTATTGCTGCCAATGCCGCCCGATGTGGGTTAGAGGTTTTCTCTCGAATGGGGGAAAACAGTCTTTTTGTGGTGCTGGCCTTTGTTCTATTAATCTGGGTGTTACCCTACGAAAAAACAGATTTCCTCCGACTTAAACCGGTGCTCTCCCAGGGTCCCCTTTGGTTAATTCGACCGTCCATCAGTTCCTTTTCCTTCTATACAGAGCTGATTGTCCTTGGTCTTATCGTTCCCTATTTGAATAAGCGGGATGAGGCCCTCAAGTATTCCTTACTTGGACTGCTGATTAGCGGAGTGATCCTTGTGGTGTTTGCCATTTTGGTGGTGGCTGTCTTTGGACCCACGGCAAATGGGTTAACGATGCCTCCTTATAGCCTTACGCGCATGATCACCATTGCTAGATTCTTTGAGCGGGTGGAGGCAATATCCATGGGGGTATGGCTGCTAAGTAGTGGCATTAACCTGGCAACTTTGCTTTGGGCGACGGCGATCGGTCTTGCTCAGATCTTTAATCTAAAAGGATATCGGTTTCTGGTTTATCCTATCGCGGCTTTGGCGGTGCCCTTGAGTGTGGTGGCCTTTGAGAGCATTGTGGAACTGGAACGGTTTCTTGAATATGACATGTGGGGATATCTTTCGATCATAATGGTCTTGGTTATTCTTCTGCCCCTTACGGCTGCTTGGCTATTCCGCAGATTAAGGAGCGATGCGTGA